In Opitutaceae bacterium, the sequence CCAGCAGGCCGCTCTCTATGGTTCCTTTCACGAGCACTTCCAACAACTCCAAGGCAAGGAACTGAGCTATAACAACATTCTCGACATCACCTCCGCCACCTACCTGATCGGTGAGTTCGAGCGGCCGACAGTCGCGATTCTCAAGCACACGAACCCCTGTGGCGTGGCGAGTGCCGAGACGGTGGAGGATGCGTGGGACAAGGCCTACGCCACCGACCGCCAGGCGCCTTTCGGTGGGATCATCGTCGTCAATCGAACGCTTTCGGGTGAATTGGCGAAGGCGATCAGCGAGATCTTCACGGAAGTGATAATCGCCCCTCGGTTCAGCGACGAGGCGATGGCAATTTTGGCCAAGAAGAAGAATCTGCGCCTGATGATCGCAAAGGAGGGACTCGGTGCCGACTCGCTCCTCGACGTGCGGTCGGTCGTCGGGGGCCTGCTGGTGCAGGATCGCAATCGCATCCTTGGGAACTCGAAGGAGTTCAAGGTCGTCACCAAGCGTCAACCCACGGCAGAAGAGTGGGCGTCGATGCTCTTCGGCTGGCGCGTGTGCAAGCACGTGAAGTCGAATGCCATCGTGTATTGCCGCGGCGAGCAGACCTTGGGAATCGGCGCCGGTCAAATGGCCCGTGTTGACAGCTCGCGTATCGCTGTCTGGAAGGCGGGCGAAGCGAAGCTTGATTTGACCGGATCGGTCGTCGTGAGCGAGGCGCTGTTCCCGTTTGCGGACGGCCTCCTGGCGGCGGCTGACGCGGGCGCCACCTCGGCCATCCAGCCCGGTGGTTCCGTGCGTGACGAGGAAGTCATCAAGGCCGCGGACGAGCGCGGCATGGCGATGGTCTTCACGGGAATCCGCCACTTCAAGCACTGAGCATGAAACCCGACGCCGTGGGTAGTGGCGGAATGGATACGCAGGATCCGTCCTGGAAGCGCGATCTTGCGTGGCTTCTGCCGCTCCTCCTGGTATTCTTCCTTGCCCTTCTGGGGAGCAGGCCCTTCAGCAATCCCGACGAGGGGCGCTACACCGAGATTCCCCGCCTGATGGCGGAGTCGGGCGACT encodes:
- the purH gene encoding bifunctional phosphoribosylaminoimidazolecarboxamide formyltransferase/IMP cyclohydrolase; amino-acid sequence: MEKLALLSVSDKRGLVDFATALVNQHGFRLLSTGGTAKLLAEKGLPVTEVSQHTGFPEIMEGRVKTLHPKIHGGLLCRRDKEEHLAQAKANAIAMIDLVVVNLYPFEQTVAKKDVHFEEAIENIDIGGPSMLRSAAKNHESVAVVCDPDDYTAVLGAYADPAKLPELRRKLALKVFQRTAAYDAAIAKYLEGELNGPNLEALSGLPETFSLSLKKAQALRYGENPHQQAALYGSFHEHFQQLQGKELSYNNILDITSATYLIGEFERPTVAILKHTNPCGVASAETVEDAWDKAYATDRQAPFGGIIVVNRTLSGELAKAISEIFTEVIIAPRFSDEAMAILAKKKNLRLMIAKEGLGADSLLDVRSVVGGLLVQDRNRILGNSKEFKVVTKRQPTAEEWASMLFGWRVCKHVKSNAIVYCRGEQTLGIGAGQMARVDSSRIAVWKAGEAKLDLTGSVVVSEALFPFADGLLAAADAGATSAIQPGGSVRDEEVIKAADERGMAMVFTGIRHFKH